One Verrucomicrobiota bacterium DNA window includes the following coding sequences:
- the rfbA gene encoding glucose-1-phosphate thymidylyltransferase RfbA → MKGIILAGGAGSRLYPLTLVASKQLQPVYDKPMVYYPLTTLIESGVREFCLISTPRDLPRFRELLGDGKSWGLSIEYREQAKPEGIAQAFLIAESFIGGDPVALILGDNIFYGGDVFQRAFGEFKEGATIFGYRVHDPERYGVVEFDAHGKALSIEEKPKQPKSHYAVPGLYLYDNNVVRITKSMRPSARGELEITDVNMAYLREGKLRVGLLNRGFAWLDAGTSTSLHEASAYVQTIEKRVGIKIGCPEEAALRKGFLTAAQFSTLLENVPKCEYRDYLLAVVEEVKRGKFA, encoded by the coding sequence ATGAAAGGAATTATTCTAGCAGGCGGAGCCGGTTCCCGGTTGTATCCCTTGACCCTCGTGGCGAGCAAGCAACTGCAGCCGGTTTACGACAAGCCCATGGTTTACTATCCGCTGACGACCTTGATCGAGAGCGGGGTACGCGAATTCTGCCTCATTTCAACACCCCGCGACTTGCCGCGATTTCGAGAGTTGCTCGGGGACGGCAAGAGCTGGGGGCTGTCGATCGAATACCGGGAGCAGGCGAAGCCGGAGGGGATCGCCCAGGCGTTCTTGATTGCCGAGAGCTTCATTGGCGGGGATCCGGTGGCGCTCATTCTGGGAGACAATATTTTTTACGGGGGCGATGTCTTCCAGCGCGCTTTCGGGGAATTCAAAGAGGGCGCGACGATTTTCGGCTATCGCGTGCATGATCCCGAGCGCTACGGCGTGGTGGAGTTCGACGCACACGGAAAAGCCTTGTCCATTGAAGAGAAGCCCAAGCAACCCAAGAGTCATTACGCAGTGCCCGGGTTGTATCTCTACGACAACAATGTGGTTCGCATCACGAAGTCCATGCGGCCCTCGGCGCGGGGAGAGTTGGAGATTACGGATGTGAACATGGCCTATCTCCGCGAGGGGAAGCTGCGGGTGGGATTGCTGAACCGGGGGTTTGCGTGGTTGGACGCCGGCACGAGCACGAGCTTGCACGAGGCTTCCGCCTATGTGCAGACGATCGAAAAACGCGTGGGCATCAAGATCGGCTGTCCCGAAGAAGCCGCATTGAGAAAGGGCTTCTTAACGGCCGCGCAGTTCTCGACCCTTCTGGAGAATGTTCCGAAATGCGAGTATCGCGACTATCTGCTTGCCGTTGTGGAGGAAGTGAAACGCGGGAAATTTGCCTGA